CGAGGGCGAGGTCACCGGCATCGGCTCCGGCCGCGCCACATTTGTGTTCCATCCGGCCAACGGGAAAGACAAGCAACCGCCGGCAAACATCAAAGCAGACAACCCCATAGAGGCCATCGGCCGAATCATCGAAGCCGTCTCCCGACCGAATCTCCCAAAGATCGAGGCTGTCGGTTACCGCGTCGTCCACCCTGGCAAAAAACTGCACAGCCACGTGCGTATCACCGCCGAAGTGATGCGCGATCTCGACGTGGCCGTCGTCTTCGCTCCGCTGCACGATCCTTCTGCCATCACTATCATCCGCGAGATGATGGCTCGCTTTTCAGGTATCCCGCACTTCGCCTGCTTTGACACGGTCTTTCACCAGACCATGCCCGAAGTCGCTTCTACGTATGCCATTCCTATGGATTACCGCGAACAGGGCGTGCGACGCTACGGCTTTCACGGCCTCAGCTGCGAATCCATCGTCGAACAGATGCGCACGGCTAACTACAACATCCCGCATCGTATGGCCATCGCGCATCTCGGCAGCGGATGCAGCGTGACGGCATGTGTCGACGGGCGCTCCATCGAAAACACCATGGGGCTTACGCCAACTGGAGGCGTCGTGATGGGAACGCGTCCCGGCGACCTCGACCCCGGGCTGGTTCTGTATCTGCTGCGCGACATGAAAGGCGACCGCACAGAGTCCTTTGCCGCAGTGGAAAGGCTGCTCAATCACTCCTCCGGCATCTCCGCACTCTCCGGTCTTGCCAACGACATGCGATCCACGCGCGAGGCCGCGGCAAAGGGCAACCAACGGGCAAGGCTAGCTATTGATGTATTTACTCGCAGCGTGCGCAAGGCGATCGGCAGTTGCTGCTGGCTGATGGGCGGACTCGACGCCATCGTCTTCACCGGAGGCATCGGCGAGCATGATGCCCGCACGCGCGAAGAGATCGTCAGCGGCCTCGAAGAACTTGGGGTCGCCATAGACGCCGAGTTCAATGTGGCCCAAAATCACAACGGCAACGGTGACATCCGTCACATCGCGGCATCACAATCCAAGACGAAGATACTTCTTATCCCGGCCAAAGAAGACTGGATGATCGCCAGGCATGTTCAACACATGCTCAACTAGAGCCGGGGCACTGATTCCAGAGTTTGCGAATAAGAAGAGTGTTATCGATCGACTTTCGAGCGCGAAACGAAAACAGACACGGCAAAGACAAATACAGGGATTCTTCGCTACGCTCAGAATGACGACGTATGAGAACTCTGCACAGATTGGCGATGTATAAGAACGGTGTTCCGAATAGCGAAGCACCGTGTCCGAATAACGATGTAAGACAGTGTCCGACGGCGCAAGAACAGTAACCCTAACTGCTTTCCGAAGGAGAGATCGTCATGCCGGAACCAAATCGCGCAAAAGCCCCCTCAAAGGCGAAGACCGCCGCCACACTCACGCCTGACGAACTGCGCAAGGTGGATGCCTACTGGCGAGCCTGCAACTATCTTTCGGTCGGTATGCTCTACCTGCAGGAGAACCCTCTCCTTCGCACTCCGCTAAAACCCGAGCACATCAAGAACCGCCTGCTGGGCCACTGGGGCTCCGATCCCGGGCAGTCGTTTACGTGGGTGCATCTCAACCGGCTGATCAAGAAGTACGACCTCAACCTGATCTACCTGTCGGGCCCAGGTCATGGCGCGCCTGCGACGCTGTCGAACTGCTATCTCGAAGGCGTGTACTCGGAGGTGTATCCCGACAAGAGTGAGGACGAGGCCGGGATGGAGAAGTTCTTCAAGCAGTTCTCGTTCCCCGGCGGGATTGGAAGCCACTGCACGCCGGAGACACCGGGCTCGATCCACGAGGGCGGCGAACTCGGCTACTCGCTCTCGCACGGCTTCGGCGCGGCCTTCGACAATCCCGACCTGATCGTCACAGTCGTCGTCGGAGATGGCGAAGCCGAGACTGGTCCGCTTGCCACAAGCTGGCACTCGAACAAGTTCCTCGATCCAGTCCGCGATGGCGCGGTGCTGCCTGTGCTTCATCTCAATGGATACAAGATCGCAAACCCCACGATCCTCGCGCGCATTCCGCACGATGAGCTAGAGGCGCTCTTCTTCGGCTACGGCTGGAAGCCTTACTTCGTCGAAGGCGACGACCCAAAGGCGATGCACCAGACGATGGCTGAAGTCGCCGAGCGCTGCATCATCGAGATTCGCGATATTCAAACAAAGGCGCGCAAAACTTCGTTGAAGAAAGTAGAGCGTCCGCGCTGGCCCATGATTGTCCTGCGCACACCCAAGGGCTGGACCGGCCCCAAAGAAGTCGACGGCCACAAGGTGGAAGGCTTCTGGCGCGCACACCAGATTCCAATCCTCGATCCCAAGACCAGCCCCAAACACCTGAAGCAGGTGGAACAGTGGTTGAAGAGCTACAAGGCCGAAGAGCTCTTCGACAAAGATGGCCGCCTGATCGAAGAGTTGCGCGAGATGGCTCCCAAGGGAACACGCCGCATTACTGGAAACCCGCACGCCAACGGCGGACTGTTGCGCAAGCCCCTCGACCTTCCCGACTTCCGCGACTACGCCATCAAGGTGAAGAAGCCCGGACAGATCGAGGTGTCGCCCACCTACACGCTCGGCGGCTTTCTGCGCGATGTGATCAAGCGCAACATGACGAACTTCCGCGTCTTCGGCCCCGACGAGACGGCTTCCAACAAGCTGCAACTCATGTACGAGGCCACCAGCAAAACATGGCTTGCTGAGATCTTCCCCGAAGACGCCGACGGCACCGACATTGCACCCGACGGCCGCGTGATGGAGATGCTCTCCGAACATACGCTCGAAGGCTGGTTCGAAGGCTACGTTCTCACCGGGCGCCATGGCTTCCTGTCGAGTTACGAGGCCTTCGTTCACATCATCGATTCGATGTTCAACCAGCACGCCAAGTGGCTGGAGAAGAGCAAGCTCGAGCTTCGCTGGCGCGCTCCCATATCGTCGCTCAACCTGCTTATCAGTTCGCTCGTCTGGCGGCAGGACCACAACGGCTTCACCCACCAGGACCCCGGCTTTCTCGACGTGGTCGCCAACAAGAGCCCGCACGTTACGCGCATCTATCTTCCGCCCGACGCGAACTGCCTGCTCTCTGTCGCCGACCACTGCCTGCGCAGCACCAATTACGTCAACGTCATCGTCGCCGACAAGGCCCCGCACCTGCAGTATCTCGATATGGATGAGGCCATCAAGCACTGCACCAAAGGCATCGGCATCTGGGACTTCGCCTCGACCGATGCAGGCTCTGAACCCGACGCCGTGATCGCCTGCGCGGGCGATATTCCCACTGCGGAGGCACTCGCTGCAACCGCCATACTGCGCGAGCACTGCCCCGGCCTGAAGATCCGCTTCGTCAACGTGGTCGATCTCTTCCGGCTGATGCCGGAGAGCGAGCACCCGCACGGCCTCTCCGACCGCGAGTTCGACTCGCTCTTCACCATCGACAAGCCGGTCATCTTCAACTTCCATGCCTACGCGGCCCTCATCCACAAGTTCACCTACCGCCGCAGGAACCACGACAACATCCATGTGCGCGGCTACAAGGAACGTGGCAATATCAATACGCCGCTCGAACTGGCGATCCTCAACCAGATCGACCGCTTCGACATCGCCATCGACGTCATCGACCGCGTCCCCAAACTTCAGGTCACGGCCGCGCATACGAAGGAACTGCTGAAGAACAAGATCATCGAAAGCGTTAACTACGCCCATAAACACGGCATCGACCACAAGAACATCACCGACTGGAAGTGGCCGCTGTAGCGCATCACCCGAAAGTCACACACTGTTCAATACACAAAAAGCCAGAGCTGCATCTACACTCTCAACATGTGTGGAATCGTTGGCTATGTTGGGCCCAAGCCCGTTGTCCAGGTCATCATCGAGGGCCTGCGCCGTCTTGAGTATCGCGGTTATGATTCGGCGGGAATCGCGGTTGCGGGCAACTCGACCGGGCTTGAACTGCGGCGGGCGCCCGGCAAGCTGCGGAACCTTGAGGCCGTCATCGCCGAGTCGCCGATCAGCGGCACGTTCGGTATCGGCCACACGCGCTGGGCCACCCACGGCCGCCCGACGGAAGAGAACGCGCACCCGCACCGCGACTGCACCGGGTCGCTCGTCGTGGTGCACAACGGCATCGTCGAAAACTATCTCGCGCTCAAGAAAGAGCTGACCGCAAAGGGCCACAGGTTCGTCACCGAGACCGACACCGAGATTATCGCGCACCTGATCGAGCAGGAGCTAAAGGACGAGCCGGAGTTGCCGCTTGAAGAAGCAGTGCGCGAGGCTGTGCAGCGGCTGACCGGAGCGTTCGCCATCGGCGTGATGTCCGCCAACGAGCCGAACAAGCTCGTCGCCGCGCGCATGGGTCCGCCTGCGGTGATCGGCATCGGCGAAGGGGAATACTTTCTCGCCTCCGATGTTCCGGGCATCCTGCATCACACGCGCGACATTCACTTCCTCAACGACGGCGAGCTCGCGGTCATCACGCCGGAGGGCGTCTCGCTCTCGGGCTTCGATAGCCGACCGCTCCCGCTCAAGATCCAGCGCATCGCCTGGGACCCGATCCAGGCGGAGAAGGCCGGCTTC
This portion of the Acidobacteriota bacterium genome encodes:
- a CDS encoding acetate/propionate family kinase: MRRPQRSKQRANKAENAQGAVLHLLVINSGSSSIKFSIFDAHAGTPRSLYEGEVTGIGSGRATFVFHPANGKDKQPPANIKADNPIEAIGRIIEAVSRPNLPKIEAVGYRVVHPGKKLHSHVRITAEVMRDLDVAVVFAPLHDPSAITIIREMMARFSGIPHFACFDTVFHQTMPEVASTYAIPMDYREQGVRRYGFHGLSCESIVEQMRTANYNIPHRMAIAHLGSGCSVTACVDGRSIENTMGLTPTGGVVMGTRPGDLDPGLVLYLLRDMKGDRTESFAAVERLLNHSSGISALSGLANDMRSTREAAAKGNQRARLAIDVFTRSVRKAIGSCCWLMGGLDAIVFTGGIGEHDARTREEIVSGLEELGVAIDAEFNVAQNHNGNGDIRHIAASQSKTKILLIPAKEDWMIARHVQHMLN
- a CDS encoding phosphoketolase family protein, with product MPEPNRAKAPSKAKTAATLTPDELRKVDAYWRACNYLSVGMLYLQENPLLRTPLKPEHIKNRLLGHWGSDPGQSFTWVHLNRLIKKYDLNLIYLSGPGHGAPATLSNCYLEGVYSEVYPDKSEDEAGMEKFFKQFSFPGGIGSHCTPETPGSIHEGGELGYSLSHGFGAAFDNPDLIVTVVVGDGEAETGPLATSWHSNKFLDPVRDGAVLPVLHLNGYKIANPTILARIPHDELEALFFGYGWKPYFVEGDDPKAMHQTMAEVAERCIIEIRDIQTKARKTSLKKVERPRWPMIVLRTPKGWTGPKEVDGHKVEGFWRAHQIPILDPKTSPKHLKQVEQWLKSYKAEELFDKDGRLIEELREMAPKGTRRITGNPHANGGLLRKPLDLPDFRDYAIKVKKPGQIEVSPTYTLGGFLRDVIKRNMTNFRVFGPDETASNKLQLMYEATSKTWLAEIFPEDADGTDIAPDGRVMEMLSEHTLEGWFEGYVLTGRHGFLSSYEAFVHIIDSMFNQHAKWLEKSKLELRWRAPISSLNLLISSLVWRQDHNGFTHQDPGFLDVVANKSPHVTRIYLPPDANCLLSVADHCLRSTNYVNVIVADKAPHLQYLDMDEAIKHCTKGIGIWDFASTDAGSEPDAVIACAGDIPTAEALAATAILREHCPGLKIRFVNVVDLFRLMPESEHPHGLSDREFDSLFTIDKPVIFNFHAYAALIHKFTYRRRNHDNIHVRGYKERGNINTPLELAILNQIDRFDIAIDVIDRVPKLQVTAAHTKELLKNKIIESVNYAHKHGIDHKNITDWKWPL